In one window of Bos taurus isolate L1 Dominette 01449 registration number 42190680 breed Hereford chromosome 15, ARS-UCD2.0, whole genome shotgun sequence DNA:
- the LOC132342342 gene encoding cytochrome c oxidase subunit 6C-like, with the protein MSTALAKPQMHGLLAKRLQFHIVGAFMVSLGFATFCKFSVAEKRKKAYADFYRNYDSMKDFEEMRKAGIFQSKSDLEYKEFLWVEFLGSLSLSCVPEL; encoded by the coding sequence ATGTCCACTGCTTTGGCAAAACCTCAGATGCATGGCCTCCTGGCCAAACGTCTGCAATTTCATATTGTTGGAGCATTCATGGTCTCCCTGGGGTTTGCAACTTTCTGTAAGTTTTCTGTggctgaaaaaagaaagaaggcataTGCAGACTTCTACAGAAATTATGATTCCATGAAAGATTTTGAAGAGATGAGGAAGGCTGGTATCTTTCAGAGTAAAAGTGATTTGGAATATAAAGAATTTCTTTGGGTTGAGTTCCTTGGAAGTTTGTCACTTTCCTGTGTTCCTGAACTATGA